AATTAAATCGGCGCTTCCAGGTCTTTTGACGTTGGGAAAAGAGCAGTGGGATGCCAGCAGTTACGACATGCGAATACAAGACGCGCTGGAGCATACCGGTCTTGTGTTAGTTGCGACAAAAAACCACAATATCTTGGCCAATTTAGAAGAATTTATGGAGCAAACTATTCCCAACGGGATTAATTCTATTATTTTCGACGATGAAGCGGATCAGGCCAGTTTGAATACGCTTATTAACAGAGATACCAATGATTTAAGCGGAGTCAATCAAAGTATTGTGAATATACGGGACTATTTCCAATGCCATATTTTCATTCAAGTGACCGCAACGCCGCAGTCACTTTTTCTCCAGTGTGCGGACAGCACCTTCAGGCCGGAGTTTACTGTGACGTTTCAGCCGGGAGCCGATTATGTCGGAGGCGATGAGTTTTATGAGCAACCGCAGCAATTAAGTCCCATGCGCTTGTTTAATGATGATGAAATAGAGAAGATTCAAGCGACTGTTTCTGCCGGCGCAGAAGAGAGCTTGCATTCAGTTCCGACCGGGCTTCGCAAAGCGTTGTGCGCATTCTTCGTCTCCGCATCGTCTAAACTGCTGTCAGGTGAAGGAACGGCTTACTCCTGCATGCTCCACCTGAGCCATCTGCAGGAACCACACCGTAGGCTGGAGACGCTCATTCACGGGTTCATTACGCGGTTGACGAGGGCATTGCTTAACACCGGCTCAGCCGATCGGCCGGTTGTGCTTTCTTATCTGCAGGAAGCCTATGACGATATGCGGCTGACTAAAGACAACAGTCCTGAGTTTGAGGATGTCTGCCAGGAAATCATCGACAATATCGTAAGCACCCACATTCAAGTGCTCATTTCCGAACGTGACAACAAAATCCCATCCTATGATTCGCCTTTCAACATTCTGATCGGCGGCAACCGGCTCGGCCGCGGCGTGACGATCAAGGGACTGCTTGTAACATATTACGGACGGAACAGCAAAAACCCGCAGGTGGATACCTTGCTGCAACACTGCCGCATGTACGGTTATAGGAAAAAAGACATGGACGTGGTGCGGTTTTACATCTCCAAATCTTTGCTTGATGTGTTTAAAAGCGTGCATCAATCGGACCAGCAACTATGGAAGATGGCGCAGCAGACCGGACCTTCCAACCTGCAGGCAATTGTTTTGTCACGTTCGAATAACACCCTGCTTAAGCCGACGAGGCGCAATGTTGTGTATCTGGATTCGCTCGCTTTCTATACACCCGGCGAACGAACCTTTCCGCTGCTTCCGATTTCCAAAAATATGGCTTTGCTGGATCAGCTACTGATGCCTCTGGACGGAAGGGCTGAGCCGGCTGAAGTGCCGCTCAGTATGCTGGTGCAGTTAATCAATTTAACAGAGTCTGAAAAACAGCTGGTCGGCTGGGATGATGAAGCTATTCGGACCTGTCTCCGAAATATGAAGCAGATGGATGAGTACAAAAACAAAGGGTTCCTCATTGTTAGGAGCAACCGGGACATTTCCAAAGGGACCAGGGCGATGCTATCGCCAAATGACTACCGCTTGTTTTACCCGGATTACCCGACGCTCACGTTGTATCGCTACAACGGCAAAGTTGAAAGCGGCTGGGAAGACGGGCTTCCGAGGTGGGTTCCGAATCTGAGATTTCCGGACAACCGATTTTTTATGGTGTCTGCCTTTTAGCGGAGTCTTTAACATCAAAATACGATACCCTGTGGCCGGCGGTTTTTTTTGTTTAACCGTCCTCGCAATGACTGGAGTTGGAGAGCGGTTTGGTTTAGTAGAGAATGGTGCAGGTTAATGATGAAATAATCAAAAAATCGTGGTGATAAAGGTTGGCAGATAACTTATCCAAAGAGCACCGCAGCAAAAACATGAGGGCCATTCGATCAGTGCATACACAGCTGGAAGACCGAGTCACCCAAGCATTATGGAAGCGGGGATTCCGGATTCGGAAAAATGTGAAAGATCTAAAGGGAAAACCGGATATTGCGGTGAAGCGCTACAAAGTTGCGGTTTTTATTGACTCCTGTTTTTGGCACGGCTGTGAAATTCATGGTAATCAGCCGAAGACGAACGAGACCTATTGGGGTCCCAAACTTGCGCGGAACCGGGAGCGTGATGCCGAAGTTACGGCCTACTACCGCAGTAAAAGCTGGAATGTTCTTCGCATTTGGGAACATGATATCAAAGACAGTATCGAGGAAGCGGCCGACCGTATTGCGGCCTTTCTTGAGAAAGCAAAACAAAACCATCAGGCCAATAGGTCCTGATGGTTCTTGTTTTACTTTTCGGAAGCAGCCGCAATCTCTTGCATTGCCAGTTCAAGTTCACTATTGGATTTTTCCTGTGAATTCACAGACCACTTGGACGGTACAGAATCGTATTCTATACCGGCAAATGTTTTTAGGATCGCTTCAATAATCACTTTGGCGCCGTCCGGCGGTACAGCCATGCCGATTTGTTTGCGGACGGCTTCTTTGCCGCCTTTAAAATCGTATTTGTCGGGAAAAGTCTGCAGGCGGGCGCGTTCGCGGTTGGTCAGTGCCCGCAGATCCCTGTAGTGATAAATATGCGTTCCACCGCCGCCGCTTCCGGTCACTGTATAAGAAGGAGCATCCTCTTTGAGCCGGCGGTATATTTGACTCATCCTGGCGCCTTTCACATTCAGCCGGAGTGCCGGCGGGATTTTTTCCGACCATGCGTTTTCTCCGGGCGGAATAAAGGAAAGCATGTCGATCACACGTTGATGGTGTCGCGTCGGCTCCTGATTGGGAGCGTCTTCCGGAATAGGTTCTCCTTCCAGAGCCTGCTTCGCGGTAACAAAATTACCGGGTCCGTGGGTCGGCGCCGGCACCTTGAACTGCAGATTCAGGTTTTTGCGGATGCCGACAATAATAATCCGGCGCCGCGTCTGCGGAACGCCGTATTCTTCGAATTTATACAAGTGAGGCGTCAGCATATATCCGGGTCCGGCATTTTCCAAATCGTTGAGAATCTGCTGAAATGCTTGTCCTTCGTTGGCGCTTTCCAGTCCGCTGACATTCTCTGCAATAAACCATTGGGGCTCCTTTGATGCCAATACCTTAACCCCATACGAGTACAACGGGCCGAATTCCCCGTTTATGCCCTTTTTTTCTCCGACCAAACTGTAGTCGTTGCAAGGAAACCCGAAAGCAAAAGCGTTGATCGGTTCCAGCTCATCGATCTTGAGCTCGCGGACATCTTTCTGAAAGACGGTCTTCGGATCATAGTTGTTAGGTTTGCAAATGTTCTCTCGGTAGGTTTCAACCGCCGCTGGATCATAATCGCTTGCCCATTTATGTTTCACTGCAAAAAGCTCTCCGTTTTTCCCTGTCACTTTCGCCTTCAGGGCGCCGAGCGACAAACCGCCGGGACCACAGAAAAGCTCGCCTTTTTCGAATATCATAAATCACAACTCCCAGTATTTCAATATATATAAGGCAAACTCTCGTTCCTATTATAGCGCATTCTGTTTCTTTTTGCAGCACCCCCGACCCAAATGCGGTAGATCTGGATGTAATTCTTTTTTACAGCGGTCAATTATTTGTAGGATTTGGAAGCTATTTGTCGAATAAGGATTTTTGTCCATAATACCACTTCGCTTGTCAAGGCTTCAACGAAGAGCAATACCGGGTGGAGCATGCCTCGAGCGATACGCATCTCTGAATTGAGGCCGGAGCAGGAACCGGAAAAACAACGGACATGATCGAGCGCATCTTTTTTCAGATTCAGACCGCTGGGATTCCACTCGGCGAAATGGCGATGATCACTTTTACGCCGCGAAGCGGCCCAAATATGTTTCACAAGCTGCGTAATGTCTTTTATGAGCGGTACAAAGTGATAGGGGCAGACGATCGATGCCTTTGCAATGGAACGAAAGGAACTAACGTCAGACGAAATTGCCGGGCTGGCATGGTGGGAAACATTTGGCCGCAGTGCTGATCTTCACGAACTTTTCAAAGATATGCTCCCGCAGTGTGAAGCAGACATTGATGTATTAAAGTGCGAAACAAAAACCAAGACGCGTTTGAAAGTATCTCCCGGCCGATTTCCTTTTTATTCATTGACGAGTTTCATAATACAGACGATTCACAAATTAAGCTTGCCGCCAGACCTTAACGCCTAATAACCAATAATTAATATACCTTTTAGAGGAAAATCAGTCTTGCACTTACGTAAAGTAACATATCTTCTCTAACCATCTCTGCAAGGAGGTCCCGAGCTTTTGCTCGGATTTCTTTTATAGGCGACTATTCAACTCGTGTAAACTTCTATGGCTGTTGTATCACTTATATTATATTACTGCAACCTCATACTTTTAATTAATTCAAACCCTTTGTCATTTTTGTACCTAATTGACAGTTTACTCACTTCATCGCTATCTGTAGGTACGTTAAAGGTGACTCTGCCAAGGTGTTTTACCTTCGAAATTTTTAGTAATTCTTCGGTTGGTATGATCCAAAAACTGTTATCTCGTTCTGTATAAAATATCATTATTTTATTTGCTCTTGGAGATATCGACATTGCGGCAAAAGTGCTCCAATTCTCTTCTAAAGACGATTTAGTTTTTATTTGTACCTCGATATAAGTATCTTCATTTATTCTGACGCTGAATTCATCTATATGTTTCCTTTACATCCTCATGGTTTTTATCTATGTTACCACACGATTTCATTCTTGCACCAGAACCCTTTTTAGGTAGTAAGAGGGATCAATTTGGTTGAAATTTTAATTGATTAAATCTCTTGCAGATTTCCAAGAGTCTTGGTAATCCGTCTACTGTATCTTTCTTAAGTGCTAGAAAATAACATGAGTTTGAAACGAAAATAATTTCCGCGTGTGTGAACAGAATTTGATGGATATTGTCCCAATTAATTTCCATTGAGAACTCAATTGATGTTGCACTAACACCTTGATTATTGATCAAAACGTGGTGGTCCTGATAAGAACCTTGTATTCTCATCTTTGCGAAAATGGAGCCACGATAATACCACGAAACAAGGAGAAAAGTAAGAAATGAAATGGCAAGGGCGACAAATTTATCATGGCTGTTATCCATGAACAATAAAGGCACGAGAACAACAAGCAGAGTATAGCAAACGGAAAATTGCGTTTTTAACCTTTTAGATTTCTTAACAAATTCGTTATTCACTACACTCTTATAAATAAGTTTGTTTATACGGACGTGATCCTTTTTCCGTATTGATTGAATTCCGGTGAACGTGAAATCTTCCCTGCTGTGAATTGAGTTCATCAGTAATCCCCTGTCGTTTATTAATGTTGTTAATAAACATTTCTACGCAAGAGTAATGATATCCTTTTTCATATAACGTTCGTCGATTTGAAAACGGGCAAGGTTCCGACCGAAGGCCGAGCGCATTGGTACGAGAAACAGTTGTATCTCTACGCTTACCTGCTGCGCGAGAAACAGAAGATGGACATCGACGAGATGACGTTGTTTATCAGTTCAGAAGAAGAGTGGTCGGAGATCTAGTTTGCCTACCGGGGGGAACGCGAAGCGGAGATCGTTGTCCGTGGGAGTGCTCATGTCGAAGGTGTCGAGGTGTTCCAAAGTGCCGTATCCGGGTTTCCGATCTACGGTGGTATCTCGCAAACATTTTTTTAGTACCACCACGATTTACTGTTCTTCTTCCAACTTGGAATGCATTATCGTGGCTGTAGTGGTGAAAGCATGTTTTAATTAATCCCATAAGAAATATTCTCAGATTGAGGTCGACGTTTGATGAAAAAATCTTAGCGATGCTGATCGAGGACAAAGTGGAAAATGGACGATGAGATTACCCACGAAGAGTTCCCGGGTCATTAAACAACTTTATTTTTCCTCACCAATCGATACCATTAGTTGGGGACGAATTGGGGACGAAAGCCATCATTTCCGGGCAAACAGCAACCAAACAGAACCATACTTGAATTGAGAAAACCCTTTTAATCAAGGCTTTAGCCTTCCTCGGCTGATGGGAACCAAATAGGCCATGTTCCCGCATACGACACATGTGGAGTGCGTAGTGTCTACACATTACGTTGGAAAAAAAACGGGTATACAGACACAACACGGCCCCTTTCCTGAAAAATGGAAAGGGGCTTGTTATATCGATTGCTTGAATACTGTTTTATCAATCAGATTTTCAGTTCGCCAATATATCAATCATGAGTCGCAACACTCTTTGTTTTAGGCTATGTTTATTCCTGTCGGGAATGTAAGAAATAACGGACTAGAGTTAATTAAAGAAATGGGTACGTTAGAATTAAATTCCTTGTAGTCCGAAGAAATGGTAACACAGTACACAACAGTGAATCGTAACATACGTAGAGGTGCAGGTCCCGGAGAACTATAGCACCAAGACAACAGACTGCCAGCATTATCGGCAGCCTGTTCAGCTTAACGGGCAGTTTTCTTCAACAACCAACAGTCTTATTGAGGGCACACTGAGAGACGATAGTAAGTGATTGCAAAGATAAAAAAAGAGCGAATCATAGCAATCGCTCCTTTTTATACTCTATAGCGTGGGGTGATACAGATTTCACCTAGTCCGGATGACGTGGCTCCTGCTGCTGTGACTTGAATGGAGTTGAAGTCGGATAGCTGAGCTCCCTTGTAAGCATGGCATCGACAGGCTTGCTGAGCTGATTTAAAATAAAATGAGGAGCAAAGCGGCTCAATAGTTTTAATATCTTACTAGGGCCGGGGCAGATTTCGAACTGATCTTTATTAAGAGCCTCGATGGTCTGATTGACGAGCTTGGTTAGGTTCATCAAACCTCCATTAAGGTCCGCAGCATCGAAAACATGATTCAACGGCGTATCCGTAGCTGGTGGCGCCAATTCAAACACCTTTATGTTTGTGTTCTTCAACTGAATGCGGAGCGATTGCGAAAACGAGTGAAGCCCGGCCTTTGCAGCGCTATAAATCGGTGAGATTGGATAAGGTACGAATGCAAGTCCGGATGAGACGTTCACGATGGTGGCGTTGTTTTGCTTCTTGAGATGAGGCAGGAATTGCATCACCATATGGATGGAGCCGATCAGGTTAATTTCGATTTCACGAGTGATATCTTCTAAATGTGAATGGATAGTATGAAGATTAAGCTTTCTCATGATTCCTGCGTTGTTGATGAGGACATTTAGGTCGGGGCATTCTGCGGCTAGTCGTTGATGAAGAAGAGCAATTGCTTTCGGATCGCTCACGTCGCTTTGGATCACGTGAATCCCAGGAAACTGTTTAATTACTGCATCCAGCTTGTGAAGATCTCGTCCGGTAACAATCACCTTATTGCCAAGCTGCTGGAGCTTTGATGCAAGACCCAGACCGATACCGCTGGTTCCGCCGGTTATAAGAATGGTATTTCCGTTCATTTTCATTGTATTCGACCCTTTCTTCGTTTGGTTACAAGCATAACGTACAACATAATTTGCTTCGTAAGAAGAAGGATAGTTATTCTAGTATAAATACTCCCACCTCTGTGGTTATCGAATGGGCAAGTAAGAAAAAAGGAGGGCCGCAATGTCAAAACTGAATCAGGATCGTTATCGTGAACTGGCCCATTTCTTGCGAAATCGTAGAAGCCGAGTTACGCCTAAACAAGTCGGGTTGCCTGAGACGGCTCGAAGGCGTACCCTGGGGCTTCGACGAGGGGAGGTCGCTATGTTGGCCGGCGTGAGCCTGGAATGGTACACATATCTGGAGCAAGGCCGTCATATTAAGGTGTCTGCGGAACTTCTGGAAAACCTGTCGAAGGTCCTCCAGCTGGATGAGGTAGAACGCAGGCATCTATTTTTACTGGCACGCAATCAGGAGCCTCCTATAGGCTTTGACATACAAACTAAAGTTCCGGCTGAATTACTGTCATTGCTAAATGCTCTCGGCACTTCTCCCGGCTGCATAACAGACGCCCGCATGAATATATTGGCATGGAATGCTTCGTTTAGTGCTGTATTTGGCGAGTTTGAACATAAATCAGAGCGGGAACGGAATCTAGTGTGGGTCACATTTGTATCAGAAGATTTCAGAAGTTTGTTGGGAGAGGAGTGGAAAGACCATGCGCATCGGGTGATTGCGCAGTTTCGAACAAATTATGCTCAATTTGTTAACGATCCGTGGTGGATGGAGCAGATTGAAGCCTTGTCAGAGAGCAGCCAGTTCCGAGCACTTTGGGATCTCCATGACGTGATAAATGCGCCAAACATACGCAAAACCTTTCATCATCCTGAGGCAGGTGTTCTTGTATTTGATTATATCTCGCTTCTGCAGCCGAGTACGATGAATTTGCTGGTATCGATCTACGTCCCTCAAAACGATCAACAGACTGTTCAGAAAATCCAGCAGCTCCTTGGTAAAAGATAAGTATTAAGGGAGCAGTCGATTTTAGTAGTCAGGGAAGATATTAAGCAGGTAAAACCACACAAAGCAAGACGTACAAATAAGAGGCTGTCCAATAGCGGAGGGCTTTTTCGCCGTCGTTACGGCGAACCGTATGATGTATCAAGTCTAGGTCATTGCGCTAAAAGGATAACGATAGTGAAGTGATTATGACTGGAGCAGGCGCCGTCGCGACCTGCTCCTGTTCGTTCAAGTAACGGGCAGATTAGTTCCAAAATGTTGCAACGTGTCTGCATTCAAACGGAGTATAAGATACTGGTATAGTTATAATTCCCAATTTATCCCTATTATAGTAATTAATTTAATTTGATACTGAATTGTCCCGCATTAAGCCTTATCCTTCTTCGCATCATTCTTTTGGTTTTTCTTTTTTTTCAACCAATTTCCTTTTGAAATCATCAGTGTTACACAACTTACCTACTGTATCAGTCCAAAGGAAATCTTGCTTTTTTGAAAAAATGAATTTTTCAGCGTACATCCCAGTAAAACTGTTAATCGCCGCAACAGTTTTTCTATTTGGTACAAGGCCGGACATAGGATGATAATCTTCAAACCGACCGAGTAAAACGACCCTCGGGCTAAGTGGTAAACTTACCTCGGTATTAAACATACCGTGACCTGGCGAACTGAAAAAACCTGTAACTTTAGTTACATTACGCAAACATACAGGATTGTCAGAGCAAATAAAATCTCCCATCATTGGCGGGCTAGTAACAACAGACCATTTACGTCTACTGAGCGGTTCAATTATAACATCGAGACGATCCATAAAACTTTTCATATGATGATTGTTACCAAATACAACCTCATATTCATCCCTCTCAATAAATTCTAATAACTTCTCATGAGTTAAATTGTTCTTCTCACCTGTCTTTTCTTCGATAATCCTTTTCTGCGATTCAAAATATTCTTTATGTTGAAAACCTACACGGGTTATCATTTTATACATTTCAGCCGTCATTTCACTGAAATGTTTTCTTCTGGCAGGAGTTCTTTCGCACAGAATAGCAATAAAGTTAATTAACCAGTTGTAGTCATCAGTGCCTGGTTCTGGAGCCATAAATGTCGCATTAATGTTTTTGATTATTCGGGAAGCATTTTCTTCTACCAATGAAAATGCTTCTTCAAACGTTCTTGAGTCTTTGCCTTCTAACGTCTCAACAGTGTGAAAGTTACGTATGGCACAGTTCTCGATAGGCATATTATTTTTGATTTCAACTTTGAAACATCCTCCGGGATGTCCAACACATGCATAAGCGTCAACCCTCTCAGCTAACGGGCAGGATAATGAAGAAGCCTGTCGAAATAAACACTGGAATATATTACAAATAGACCTGGAGGATATTATGAAAACTGTAGTGGCGGTAATTTTCATCTTTAAAATGGAGCCAAGCGTTGACCTAACTGTATAAAAATTGTTCTCAGTTATGAACCCTGTTTCTCAATAACACTAGAGGAAGTTCCTGTTCCTGTGATTGACAGGATCCCACTTCGTTTCTCTAATTCGTAACCGTGAAGTGGGACCATAAGAAACAGAAGCTGGAATCCTATTTCAAAACTAGGCTGCTGCTCTACCGCAAACCAGCTAATGGAAGGAGCCGGGGTATTTTTCCGGTGAAGATATTGTAATTTATCTGCGTAAGTTGTAGCAATAATTTGGGGAGGAAATCATATGACTCAAGCTGGCTCGAGGCAACATGTAATTCCTGCAAGTCATATTGGAAGCTTTTCGAGTGGAACGGAGAGTCCTAAACGTAATCGAAGTATCTGGTTTCGAAGAGAAGGGATGCCAAAGGCTATTAGTGTAAAGGCAGAAAGCGTTGGTATCGATAAACATGTTTACACAATAAAAGATACTTCGCATATAGATGAGAGATATGTAGATAAAACTTGGGATTATATTGAGAATAACCTTTATCGTGGAGTGCAAGATTTAGAGAACCATATAGGGTCTCCTTCGCTTGATGGTCTTCTATGGTCAACGATACTTGTCCCGTTTGTTGCACAGTTGTTTATTAGAGGGAAGGACTACAATCAAAACTTATTAGCAAGGGCCCCATATTTGGAGAAGTTAAAAGAGGTAATTAATGAGGAATTCTACTATGACAATATGAATATGAATAGGTTAATAGACTTTCAAATTAATTGTGGACTTTTATGCTTCTCCTCATGGAGATTAGTACATAATCAAACCGATATTCCCTTTATCCTTAATGATCTGGGGTATGCCACATTCAACGGAAAGCGTTTTGGCGTTGACACCGGTTATTTGGTCCCCATGTCTAAAGAATTAATGCTGATTATTTACAAGAGGGGAATATTATCTAAGCCATTTAGACCTGTTGGTATTGTTAAATCAACAAGAATTCATTTACCTCAGAACGTTGTAAGAGATAAGTACAGAATTATGTATTTCAACGAACGGATTGCACAGTGTGCTATTAAAGAAATATACGGTGCTAAAGAAGATATTGTTAATCAACATTATTCAATATTTGAAGAAGGAAAAAATGACGCAGGAGTGGGCCCGATTCATATCCAACAACGTCATTTTAAGGATAAGGATTTGATCGGATTATTTAATTTATATTTGAATGTCTTCAACGTAGATGAGGCAACCAGAAAAGGAGCTTATGGCGGGAGGGAAATATATCTGATCGAAGATTCTAACTCGGGTGGCTCGTACGGATTTGGGTGGAAAGAGTTATAGGGACACAATAGCTTGAACAACCAACCTCAAGCAGCTCGCCGAGGGCAGCAGTGCAACATTGCACCAAACCTATTCGAAGGATGTTTTATTTACTCTCCGCATCCTCCAACACCAAACACGGGGGTCTTATAGCGTGCTAACTAAAGAGGACATGCAACAACTAGTTGACTATGCACTTGAACATCGGCAAGACGTGGGGGCTATTTCGTTTCCCTTTGAATTGGCGAAACACCTCCAAGCCACAGTGCCGGACTGGAAAGATTCAGCGATTGAGGAGATTCGGCAGAGAATACAAGACATCATGCAAGACATCATTCTTCGGCACCAACCTTTCCATTCCCAAAACCCCGACATCACCAAAGTCATTTTAGAAGAGGTCAACTTCCAACTAAACACGAGGTGTATTCACTTACATACGCTAATTCCTATTCGGGGATTATCCGTGCGTCTTAATTTTCGAGAAACGATCGAAATTGACGAGGAAATCACCTTAAGACGCATACAAAGGTGGGAATGGCCAAAGTTCGACATGCTGATACAGGAAGTAGGATTCGATCTACCAGAGTTTGCTCTGGAAATGGTGAAGGAAATTAGTCCTAACATGATAGACAATGATTTTCAAGATGGAATCAATGAACTGGAGGCACGAACAAGGTTAATTCTCGGGATCTTACAATTCCGGTTCGGTCAGGGTATGAGTTTTCCTTGGATTATTCGGTTTGTTCCACAGTGCCAATTTGTAAAGGGACATGGCAAAATGATGGCACGGCTCTTTCCGATGGCTCCAGGTGATTATATCGCCGGAACACACGATATCTCTGAAGTGGGAAACATTCGTGAATTGCTCCGCAATCGCAATACGTTGGACGCCGTAACCCGTTATAAAATTGATATCGCCATCAACCGGTTTCATGAAGGAGCAAACCGCCAAAATATAGTGGACTGCCAAGTAGACTACTGGATTGCATTGGAGTCCCTGTTTGGAACAGGTGAGTCCGGACAATCTCGCCAAATGGCCTGTCGGATTTCATGCTTGTTATTTGGTGACCAAGAGAACGATGATGTTGTGAAAGCCTTTTTGTGGTTGGAAAAGTCCTACCAATTGCGATGTAATATCGTTCACGGAGACCATCACAGTAAAGATGGGGCAAATTTCAACTTTCTATACAAAATTGTGGTGCAAACAAAAGAAGTGGTGAAATGGACCGTTGAACGCTTGCTTCTGCTTCAAGTGTCCTATCAGGAAGTCCTTGAACAAATCAATAAACGCTCTCACCGAGTTAACTTGCCATCTAAGGTTAAACGTATTCTGTCTGACGAAACTACACTTGGGTCTATTCTCACCGAAATGGACCAGGTGATGGATCGGTATCGAGGGCGAATAGAACATACAGGTGAGACAGTGTTTAATGATGATTACGATTACTCTCTAGGCGAACAGACGTAAAAGAAAAAGCCACTTATCGAACTCTGAATTCGCAAGTGGCTTTTAAATATCTTGACTCATTCATAAATGAGACAGAGTCATTTGTATGAGATTCAATAACACCGGCGTAATCAATGATCGCCTCGTCTTGCCATACTTCAATCTTAAGCCCAAACATTATGGCATTATCGAAGTCGGCAGAGGTGCGAAGTGTGCTACCACTTGAGTACATGGATCCTCCTATTTATACTCTTTCTTTTTCTTCGATGGTTTTTGATTAAGCATATTTATTGTACTTCCTTGAGATGTAACGCTGGAAGGGACAGTTTTCTTCTTTGCTTCTTTCTTTGCATCTTTGCCTTTTGTCATCATATCACCTCCTGGATAATCAGAATAATTCGACAATTTTTCGGACATATTTTCACGACATTGATATGTAAGAAAGAAGGCCGCACGTTAGCGACCCCCCATCGAACTATTCGATTTTGCCCTCCAAAATTTTAACTCCACGTTTAGCCGGGCGAATCGGTTGATCTAGCTCGACTCGTTCGTGCGTACTGGTTTTTTTACTAATCGCTGTTCTAATATTTTCGGAGATACAGTCTTCTTCCTTCCAAACATCCTTCCAAAAATCTTACCAAACATCCCAATCACCGCCTTCGTTAATTGGTGTTACGACAGTCGTCATGTGGAAAAGCTGCGGGCTCTTGCAGGTATTGGACCAGTGCTGGGCTTGTATGCAGTATATCTGCCAATATGGCATTCCAAAGCTCCCCGTAGCTGTGCTCAAAATCGTCGAGATCTCCACTTACTAGGCAATCCAGCATATCTTTAAGCTGATCGAGCGGGATAATCATTTCTTCCAGTTTGCCACATATTGCAATATAAAGAAAGCGGATTTGGATGGGATTAATGGAGTGGGAAAGGGAGAGAAAATATTACCAGTTTATATGAGAGTATACTATAATCATTATTAACAATATTTTGGGTAGAAAAGGATATAAATAAGATGTATGAAATGATCAGTAATCGAAGTAATTAAGT
The genomic region above belongs to Paenibacillus sp. GP183 and contains:
- a CDS encoding very short patch repair endonuclease, which translates into the protein MADNLSKEHRSKNMRAIRSVHTQLEDRVTQALWKRGFRIRKNVKDLKGKPDIAVKRYKVAVFIDSCFWHGCEIHGNQPKTNETYWGPKLARNRERDAEVTAYYRSKSWNVLRIWEHDIKDSIEEAADRIAAFLEKAKQNHQANRS
- a CDS encoding helix-turn-helix transcriptional regulator; translated protein: MSKLNQDRYRELAHFLRNRRSRVTPKQVGLPETARRRTLGLRRGEVAMLAGVSLEWYTYLEQGRHIKVSAELLENLSKVLQLDEVERRHLFLLARNQEPPIGFDIQTKVPAELLSLLNALGTSPGCITDARMNILAWNASFSAVFGEFEHKSERERNLVWVTFVSEDFRSLLGEEWKDHAHRVIAQFRTNYAQFVNDPWWMEQIEALSESSQFRALWDLHDVINAPNIRKTFHHPEAGVLVFDYISLLQPSTMNLLVSIYVPQNDQQTVQKIQQLLGKR
- the dcm gene encoding DNA (cytosine-5-)-methyltransferase; amino-acid sequence: MIFEKGELFCGPGGLSLGALKAKVTGKNGELFAVKHKWASDYDPAAVETYRENICKPNNYDPKTVFQKDVRELKIDELEPINAFAFGFPCNDYSLVGEKKGINGEFGPLYSYGVKVLASKEPQWFIAENVSGLESANEGQAFQQILNDLENAGPGYMLTPHLYKFEEYGVPQTRRRIIIVGIRKNLNLQFKVPAPTHGPGNFVTAKQALEGEPIPEDAPNQEPTRHHQRVIDMLSFIPPGENAWSEKIPPALRLNVKGARMSQIYRRLKEDAPSYTVTGSGGGGTHIYHYRDLRALTNRERARLQTFPDKYDFKGGKEAVRKQIGMAVPPDGAKVIIEAILKTFAGIEYDSVPSKWSVNSQEKSNSELELAMQEIAAASEK
- a CDS encoding DUF4238 domain-containing protein; translated protein: MKITATTVFIISSRSICNIFQCLFRQASSLSCPLAERVDAYACVGHPGGCFKVEIKNNMPIENCAIRNFHTVETLEGKDSRTFEEAFSLVEENASRIIKNINATFMAPEPGTDDYNWLINFIAILCERTPARRKHFSEMTAEMYKMITRVGFQHKEYFESQKRIIEEKTGEKNNLTHEKLLEFIERDEYEVVFGNNHHMKSFMDRLDVIIEPLSRRKWSVVTSPPMMGDFICSDNPVCLRNVTKVTGFFSSPGHGMFNTEVSLPLSPRVVLLGRFEDYHPMSGLVPNRKTVAAINSFTGMYAEKFIFSKKQDFLWTDTVGKLCNTDDFKRKLVEKKEKPKE
- a CDS encoding Z1 domain-containing protein gives rise to the protein MMMQALHGPRTRRFLRSLTAEIGAAEADNILKNAAPLTEAFGPSADRISKQGLLFGQIQSGKTNNIMMSMAMASDRGYRLFIVLTSDNTWLYDQTLRRIKSALPGLLTLGKEQWDASSYDMRIQDALEHTGLVLVATKNHNILANLEEFMEQTIPNGINSIIFDDEADQASLNTLINRDTNDLSGVNQSIVNIRDYFQCHIFIQVTATPQSLFLQCADSTFRPEFTVTFQPGADYVGGDEFYEQPQQLSPMRLFNDDEIEKIQATVSAGAEESLHSVPTGLRKALCAFFVSASSKLLSGEGTAYSCMLHLSHLQEPHRRLETLIHGFITRLTRALLNTGSADRPVVLSYLQEAYDDMRLTKDNSPEFEDVCQEIIDNIVSTHIQVLISERDNKIPSYDSPFNILIGGNRLGRGVTIKGLLVTYYGRNSKNPQVDTLLQHCRMYGYRKKDMDVVRFYISKSLLDVFKSVHQSDQQLWKMAQQTGPSNLQAIVLSRSNNTLLKPTRRNVVYLDSLAFYTPGERTFPLLPISKNMALLDQLLMPLDGRAEPAEVPLSMLVQLINLTESEKQLVGWDDEAIRTCLRNMKQMDEYKNKGFLIVRSNRDISKGTRAMLSPNDYRLFYPDYPTLTLYRYNGKVESGWEDGLPRWVPNLRFPDNRFFMVSAF
- a CDS encoding SDR family NAD(P)-dependent oxidoreductase, encoding MKMNGNTILITGGTSGIGLGLASKLQQLGNKVIVTGRDLHKLDAVIKQFPGIHVIQSDVSDPKAIALLHQRLAAECPDLNVLINNAGIMRKLNLHTIHSHLEDITREIEINLIGSIHMVMQFLPHLKKQNNATIVNVSSGLAFVPYPISPIYSAAKAGLHSFSQSLRIQLKNTNIKVFELAPPATDTPLNHVFDAADLNGGLMNLTKLVNQTIEALNKDQFEICPGPSKILKLLSRFAPHFILNQLSKPVDAMLTRELSYPTSTPFKSQQQEPRHPD